One genomic window of Corynebacterium pseudotuberculosis includes the following:
- the tuf gene encoding elongation factor Tu yields MAKAKFERTKPHVNIGTIGHVDHGKTTTTAAITKVLADAYPDLNEAFAFDAIDKAPEEKERGITINISHVEYQTEKRHYAHVDAPGHADYIKNMITGAAQMDGAILVVAATDGPMPQTREHVLLARQVGVPYILVALNKCDMVDDEEIIELVEMEIRELLAEQDYDEEAPIIHISALKALEGDEEWTKSILELMQACDDSIPDPERETDKPFLMPIEDIFTITGRGTVVTGRVERGQLNVNEDVEIIGIKEKSTQTTVTGIEMFRKLLDYTEAGDNCGLLLRGIKREDVERGQVVVKPGAYTPHTEFEGSVYVLSKDEGGRHTPFFDNYRPQFYFRTTDVTGVVKLPEGTEMVMPGDNVDMSVTLIQPVAMDEGLRFAIREGSRTVGAGRVTKIIK; encoded by the coding sequence GTGGCAAAGGCTAAGTTCGAGCGTACTAAGCCGCACGTTAACATCGGTACCATCGGTCACGTCGACCACGGCAAGACCACCACTACCGCTGCTATCACCAAGGTTCTGGCTGACGCATACCCGGATCTCAACGAGGCTTTCGCCTTCGACGCCATTGACAAGGCACCGGAGGAGAAAGAGCGTGGCATCACGATCAACATCTCCCACGTTGAGTACCAGACCGAGAAGCGCCACTACGCACACGTGGATGCTCCGGGTCACGCCGACTACATCAAGAACATGATCACCGGCGCTGCTCAGATGGACGGCGCAATCCTCGTGGTTGCTGCTACCGACGGCCCAATGCCTCAGACCCGTGAGCACGTTCTGCTCGCTCGCCAGGTTGGCGTTCCTTACATCCTTGTTGCTCTTAACAAGTGCGACATGGTTGACGATGAGGAAATCATCGAGCTCGTCGAGATGGAGATCCGTGAGCTGCTCGCTGAGCAGGATTACGATGAAGAGGCTCCTATCATCCACATCTCCGCTCTGAAGGCTCTTGAGGGCGACGAGGAGTGGACCAAGTCCATCCTCGAGCTCATGCAGGCTTGCGATGATTCCATCCCGGATCCAGAGCGCGAGACCGACAAGCCATTCCTCATGCCTATCGAGGACATCTTCACCATCACCGGTCGTGGCACCGTTGTTACCGGCCGTGTTGAGCGTGGCCAGCTGAACGTCAACGAGGACGTTGAGATCATCGGTATCAAGGAAAAGTCCACCCAGACCACCGTTACCGGTATCGAGATGTTCCGTAAGCTTCTCGACTACACCGAGGCTGGCGACAACTGTGGTCTCCTCCTCCGTGGTATCAAGCGCGAAGACGTTGAGCGCGGTCAGGTTGTTGTTAAGCCAGGCGCTTACACTCCTCACACCGAGTTCGAGGGCTCTGTCTACGTCCTTTCCAAGGACGAGGGCGGCCGCCACACCCCGTTCTTCGACAACTACCGTCCTCAGTTCTACTTCCGCACCACCGACGTTACCGGTGTTGTGAAGCTTCCTGAGGGCACCGAGATGGTTATGCCTGGCGACAACGTCGACATGTCCGTCACCCTGATCCAGCCTGTCGCTATGGACGAGGGCCTGCGCTTCGCTATCCGCGAGGGCTCCCGCACCGTTGGCGCTGGCCGCGTCACCAAGATCATCAAGTAA
- the rplD gene encoding 50S ribosomal protein L4 → MTNLKLDVLTAEGKTDGQVELPAEIFDREASVALMHQVVNAQLAAKRQGTHSTKTRAEVSGGGRKPFRQKGTGRARQGSIRAPHFTGGGISHGPKPRDYSQRTPKKMIKAALYGALSDRARHERIHVITELVPGQTPSTKSARAFVERITDRRNVLLVVGREDTTAQKSARNLPGVHILFADQLNTYDVLKSDDVVFSVEALNTFINRVTGAAQEEK, encoded by the coding sequence ATGACCAACCTAAAGTTGGACGTCCTCACCGCTGAGGGCAAGACCGACGGTCAAGTCGAGCTGCCAGCAGAGATCTTCGATCGTGAAGCTTCTGTGGCACTTATGCACCAGGTTGTCAACGCACAGCTTGCTGCAAAGCGTCAGGGTACTCACTCGACCAAGACCCGCGCTGAGGTCTCCGGTGGCGGACGCAAGCCGTTCCGTCAGAAGGGTACCGGCCGCGCTCGTCAGGGCTCGATCCGTGCTCCTCACTTCACCGGTGGCGGCATCTCGCACGGCCCTAAGCCGCGCGATTACAGCCAGCGCACCCCGAAGAAGATGATCAAGGCTGCTCTCTACGGTGCACTGTCGGATCGCGCTCGTCACGAGCGTATCCACGTGATCACTGAGCTGGTTCCTGGTCAGACTCCTTCCACCAAGTCCGCACGCGCTTTCGTAGAGCGCATCACTGATCGTCGCAACGTTCTTCTCGTTGTCGGTCGTGAGGACACCACCGCACAGAAGAGTGCTCGTAACCTGCCCGGCGTTCACATCTTGTTCGCTGATCAGCTGAACACCTATGACGTCCTCAAGTCTGATGACGTTGTGTTCTCTGTCGAGGCTTTGAACACCTTCATCAACCGCGTCACCGGCGCGGCTCAGGAGGAGAAGTAA
- the rplC gene encoding 50S ribosomal protein L3: protein MSETEIKGILGTKLGMTQIFDEDNRVIPVTVVEAGPCVVTQIRTIETDGYNAIQIAYGDIDPRKANKPATGHFKKAGVTPRRHVAEIRMNDVSAYELGQDVTVEIFEGITFVDVTGTTKGKGYAGAMKRHGFAGQGAAHGNQAAHRRVGGIGACATPGRVFKGTRMAGRMGNDRVTTQNLKVQKIDADANLILIKGAIPGNRGGIVTVKTAVKGGAHA from the coding sequence ATGAGTGAAACTGAGATCAAGGGCATTCTGGGCACCAAGCTCGGCATGACCCAGATCTTTGACGAGGACAACCGAGTAATCCCGGTTACCGTCGTTGAAGCTGGGCCATGTGTGGTCACCCAGATTCGCACCATCGAAACCGATGGCTACAACGCCATCCAGATCGCCTACGGCGACATCGACCCTCGCAAGGCAAACAAGCCTGCAACTGGTCATTTCAAGAAAGCTGGCGTTACCCCCCGCCGTCACGTTGCAGAGATCCGTATGAACGACGTTTCTGCATACGAGCTCGGCCAGGACGTTACCGTTGAAATCTTCGAAGGCATCACCTTTGTTGACGTCACCGGAACGACCAAGGGTAAGGGCTACGCAGGTGCTATGAAGCGCCACGGCTTTGCAGGTCAGGGCGCTGCCCACGGTAACCAGGCTGCACACCGCCGCGTCGGTGGCATCGGCGCCTGCGCTACCCCAGGTCGCGTTTTCAAGGGCACCCGCATGGCAGGCCGCATGGGTAATGATCGCGTCACCACCCAGAACCTGAAGGTTCAGAAGATTGATGCAGATGCCAACCTGATTCTGATCAAGGGCGCTATCCCTGGCAACCGTGGTGGCATCGTTACCGTTAAGACTGCAGTGAAGGGCGGTGCACACGCATGA
- the rpsJ gene encoding 30S ribosomal protein S10: MAGQKIRIRLKAYDHEAIDASARKIVETVTRTGARVVGPVPLPTEKNVYAVIRSPHKYKDSREHFEMRTHKRLIDILDPTPKTVDALMRIDLPASVDVNIQ, encoded by the coding sequence GTGGCGGGACAAAAGATCCGCATTCGGCTGAAGGCCTACGATCACGAGGCGATTGATGCGTCTGCACGCAAAATCGTCGAGACCGTGACCCGTACGGGTGCACGCGTCGTCGGCCCGGTGCCGTTGCCCACCGAAAAGAACGTATACGCCGTTATTCGTTCTCCCCATAAGTACAAGGATTCTCGCGAGCACTTCGAGATGCGCACTCACAAGCGCCTGATCGACATCCTCGACCCGACGCCGAAGACGGTTGACGCTCTTATGCGCATCGACCTTCCGGCCAGCGTCGACGTGAATATTCAGTGA
- the fusA gene encoding elongation factor G yields MAQEVLKDLNKVRNIGIMAHIDAGKTTTTERILFYTGINRKVGETHDGASTTDWMEQEKERGITITSAAVTCFWNGNQVNIIDTPGHVDFTVEVERSLRVLDGAVAVFDGKEGVEPQSEQVWRQAAKYDVPRICFVNKMDKLGADFYFTVQTIIDRLGAKPLVMQLPIGAEDDFDGIVDLLEMKAITWRGKVETGAEPVIEEIPADLADKAAEYREKLVETVAESDEALMEKYFGGEELTIEELKAGIRKLTVNSEVYPVLCGTAYRNKGVQPLLDAVIDYLPTPLDIGEVHGHKVGDESVDLVRKPSVDEPFSALAFKIAAHPFFGKLTFVRVYSGIVEPGAQVANSTKGKNERIGKLFQMHANKENPVDEARAGNIYAFIGLKDTTTGDTLCDKNNQIILESMDFPDPVIKVSIEPKTKSDQEKLGTAIQKLSEEDPTFTVELDEESGQTVIGGMGELHLDVLVDRMKREFKVEANVGNPQVAYRETIRKPVEKLEYTHKKQTGGSGQFAKVIIGIEPYAPEQETLEEGESAIYKFENAVTGGRIPKEYIPSVDAGIQDAMQYGYLAGFPLVNIKATLIDGAYHEVDSSEMAFKLAGSQALKEAVAKAKPVLLEPLMAVEVITPEEYMGDVIGDINSRRGQVSAMDDRAGAKVVKAKVPLSEMFGYVGDLRSRTQGRANYTMIFDSYAEVPTNVATEIVAERNGTA; encoded by the coding sequence GTGGCACAAGAAGTGCTTAAGGACTTGAACAAGGTCCGCAACATCGGCATCATGGCCCACATTGACGCCGGTAAGACCACCACCACCGAGCGCATCCTCTTCTACACCGGCATCAACCGTAAGGTCGGCGAGACCCACGACGGTGCTTCCACCACCGACTGGATGGAGCAGGAGAAGGAACGCGGCATCACCATTACCTCGGCTGCTGTTACCTGTTTCTGGAACGGCAACCAGGTCAACATCATTGACACCCCAGGCCACGTGGACTTCACCGTTGAGGTTGAGCGCTCCCTTCGCGTTCTTGACGGCGCAGTTGCAGTGTTCGACGGTAAAGAAGGCGTTGAGCCGCAGTCCGAGCAGGTGTGGCGTCAGGCTGCTAAGTATGACGTTCCCCGTATCTGCTTTGTGAACAAGATGGACAAGCTCGGTGCGGACTTCTACTTCACCGTTCAGACCATCATCGACCGTCTCGGTGCTAAGCCATTGGTCATGCAGCTGCCTATCGGCGCTGAGGATGACTTTGATGGTATTGTTGACCTTCTTGAGATGAAGGCCATCACGTGGCGCGGCAAGGTCGAGACCGGCGCTGAGCCAGTCATCGAGGAAATTCCAGCTGACTTGGCTGATAAAGCTGCTGAGTACCGTGAGAAGCTCGTTGAGACCGTTGCTGAGTCCGATGAGGCTCTCATGGAGAAGTACTTCGGTGGCGAGGAGCTCACCATCGAGGAGCTTAAGGCTGGTATTCGTAAGCTGACCGTTAACTCTGAGGTTTACCCAGTTCTTTGCGGTACCGCTTACCGTAACAAGGGCGTTCAGCCACTGCTCGACGCTGTTATTGATTACCTCCCAACCCCATTGGACATCGGAGAAGTTCACGGCCACAAGGTCGGCGACGAGTCTGTGGACTTGGTTCGTAAGCCTTCAGTCGACGAGCCTTTCTCTGCTCTTGCGTTCAAGATTGCAGCTCACCCGTTCTTTGGCAAGCTCACCTTCGTCCGCGTTTACTCCGGCATCGTTGAGCCTGGCGCTCAGGTTGCAAACTCCACCAAGGGTAAGAACGAGCGCATCGGTAAGCTGTTCCAGATGCACGCCAACAAGGAGAACCCTGTTGACGAGGCACGCGCTGGTAACATCTACGCGTTCATCGGCCTGAAGGACACCACTACTGGTGACACCCTCTGCGATAAGAACAACCAGATCATCCTCGAGTCCATGGACTTCCCGGATCCTGTGATCAAGGTTTCCATCGAGCCAAAGACCAAGTCTGACCAGGAGAAGCTCGGTACCGCTATTCAGAAGCTTTCTGAAGAAGACCCGACCTTCACCGTTGAGCTCGATGAAGAGTCCGGCCAGACCGTTATCGGCGGCATGGGCGAGCTTCACCTCGACGTTCTCGTTGACCGTATGAAGCGCGAATTCAAGGTCGAAGCTAACGTTGGTAACCCGCAGGTTGCATACCGCGAGACCATCCGCAAGCCCGTCGAGAAGCTTGAATACACCCACAAGAAGCAGACTGGTGGTTCTGGTCAGTTTGCTAAGGTCATCATCGGTATTGAGCCTTACGCTCCTGAGCAGGAGACCTTGGAAGAGGGCGAGTCCGCAATCTACAAGTTCGAGAACGCTGTTACCGGTGGTCGTATCCCGAAGGAATACATTCCTTCCGTGGACGCAGGTATCCAGGATGCAATGCAGTATGGTTACCTCGCTGGCTTCCCGCTGGTAAATATCAAGGCAACGCTTATCGACGGCGCATACCACGAGGTTGACTCCTCTGAAATGGCCTTCAAGCTTGCTGGTTCTCAGGCTCTGAAAGAGGCTGTGGCAAAGGCAAAGCCAGTTCTCCTTGAGCCTTTGATGGCTGTTGAGGTTATTACTCCTGAGGAGTACATGGGCGACGTTATCGGCGATATCAACTCTCGCCGTGGCCAGGTCTCCGCTATGGACGACCGCGCTGGCGCCAAGGTAGTCAAGGCAAAGGTTCCGCTGTCTGAGATGTTCGGTTACGTCGGTGACCTGCGTTCTCGTACTCAGGGCCGTGCTAACTACACCATGATCTTCGATTCCTACGCAGAGGTTCCGACCAACGTAGCAACCGAGATCGTTGCTGAGCGCAACGGCACTGCCTAA
- a CDS encoding Asp23/Gls24 family envelope stress response protein — translation MSTPRPSGLPNLPSYESAQALAEKILGIDGVAELRGGRFGEVALLYPRHKVIGLRLDDAQGHQTLEVNVAAYYGYSLTDLAQSIVAAVTDSGLCDAASIDVVVSDVVKLTQL, via the coding sequence GTGTCAACCCCGCGACCATCGGGGCTTCCCAATCTCCCCTCATATGAATCTGCGCAAGCCTTAGCAGAAAAAATTCTTGGGATTGATGGTGTTGCGGAACTCCGCGGCGGACGTTTTGGTGAAGTCGCACTGCTCTATCCGCGGCACAAAGTCATCGGACTCCGATTAGACGATGCCCAAGGCCATCAGACCCTTGAGGTTAATGTTGCCGCTTATTACGGATATAGTCTCACCGATCTTGCTCAATCAATCGTCGCTGCCGTAACGGATTCTGGACTCTGCGACGCGGCTTCGATTGATGTGGTCGTCAGCGACGTCGTAAAGCTAACCCAGCTATAA
- the rpsL gene encoding 30S ribosomal protein S12 → MPTIQQLVRKGRHDKTAKVSTAALKGSPQRRGVCTRVYTTTPKKPNSALRKVARVRLTSGIEVSAYIPGEGHNLQEHSMVLVRGGRVKDLPGVRYKIIRGALDTQGVKDRKQARSRYGAKKEK, encoded by the coding sequence ATGCCTACTATTCAGCAGCTGGTCCGCAAGGGCCGCCACGATAAGACTGCAAAGGTTTCCACTGCAGCCCTCAAGGGCTCCCCGCAGCGTCGTGGCGTGTGCACTCGTGTGTACACCACCACTCCTAAGAAGCCGAACTCCGCTTTGCGTAAGGTTGCCCGTGTGCGCCTTACCTCGGGTATTGAGGTTTCCGCTTACATCCCAGGTGAGGGCCACAACCTCCAGGAGCACTCCATGGTGCTCGTGCGTGGTGGTCGTGTGAAGGACCTTCCTGGTGTTCGTTACAAGATCATCCGTGGCGCACTGGATACCCAGGGCGTGAAGGATCGTAAGCAGGCTCGCTCCCGTTACGGCGCAAAGAAGGAGAAGTAA
- a CDS encoding DUF6286 domain-containing protein, whose product MDSPSPTAIKGRPAARLAAILIGLAAIGIGFVAARELWWVRTEGNHRHAWVDPILRFISAVTYQPWMLAAGVATAILALILIAIAFKPRPRTHVAFIDGVTCYMRPLDIARLATLNAKQIPGVTQARTTVNSSARSIRVVASIDSQHLDEVKKYEERIRSVVEPIALKLQTHPKLKVVVRGEG is encoded by the coding sequence ATGGATAGCCCCAGCCCCACTGCTATCAAAGGGCGTCCTGCCGCCCGCCTTGCCGCGATTCTCATTGGGTTGGCGGCTATAGGCATCGGTTTTGTCGCCGCACGGGAACTCTGGTGGGTACGCACTGAAGGTAACCATCGTCATGCCTGGGTAGATCCAATACTGCGTTTCATTTCTGCAGTCACCTACCAACCCTGGATGTTAGCTGCTGGCGTAGCAACGGCGATCCTCGCTCTAATTTTGATAGCTATTGCTTTCAAGCCTAGGCCTCGGACCCACGTGGCTTTTATCGACGGTGTCACTTGTTATATGCGCCCCCTTGATATCGCTCGCCTAGCCACGCTGAACGCTAAACAAATCCCTGGAGTTACTCAGGCACGCACCACAGTGAATAGTTCCGCCCGCTCTATTAGGGTGGTGGCATCCATCGATTCTCAACACCTCGACGAGGTCAAAAAGTATGAAGAACGCATTCGTTCTGTCGTTGAGCCCATCGCCCTCAAACTGCAAACACATCCCAAGCTCAAAGTTGTAGTAAGAGGTGAAGGTTAA
- a CDS encoding Asp23/Gls24 family envelope stress response protein has translation MSDAQNTPAADTSTAGSPTTLETTHGRTVIENTVVAKIAGLATREVSGVHAVGGNTARVVGALRDSIPGSRTNLQQGVEVEVGERQAAVDVAIVAEYGVAIHQLAQAIRQNIINAIERMTGLEVTEVNVTVHDVHLDFDEDEGEANDSPTHTRVH, from the coding sequence ATGTCCGATGCACAGAATACTCCAGCAGCAGATACCTCAACTGCTGGTTCTCCTACAACGTTGGAGACCACTCATGGCAGAACCGTTATTGAAAACACCGTGGTGGCAAAGATTGCCGGTCTAGCTACCAGAGAAGTGTCAGGAGTCCACGCCGTCGGAGGCAATACCGCACGCGTAGTCGGAGCACTTCGCGATTCCATTCCTGGGTCCCGCACTAATCTTCAGCAGGGCGTTGAGGTGGAAGTTGGAGAGCGGCAAGCGGCCGTAGACGTGGCTATCGTTGCTGAATACGGGGTCGCTATCCATCAGCTGGCCCAAGCAATTCGGCAAAACATTATCAACGCCATTGAAAGAATGACCGGTCTTGAGGTCACCGAAGTCAATGTCACCGTTCATGATGTCCACCTGGATTTCGATGAAGACGAAGGCGAAGCCAACGATTCGCCTACCCATACCCGCGTCCACTAA
- a CDS encoding ribonucleoside triphosphate reductase, with protein MLFPMTESHVNSRSTIEEYLDRSDWRVNANANQDYSLGGMILNSAGKITANYWLDNVFSPEAGQAHRDGTIHIHDLDMLSGYCAGWSLRQLLEQGFNGVSGTISSHPPKHFSSACGQIVNFLGTLQNEWAGAQAFSSFDTYMAPFVRLDNLSYNDVVQQMQEFIFNLNVPSRWGTQTPFTNLTFDWTCPEDLQDQVPFIGEEPQPFTYGDLQSEMDIINRAFIEVMSAGDADGRPFTFPIPTYNITKDFDWDSSNSKALFTMTAKYGLPYFQNFINSDLDPGMIRSMCCRLQLDLRELLKRGNGLFGSAELTGSIGVVTLNCARLGYLHADDEEGLLANVDKLVQLGIETLERRRAFVAKQMDAGLYPYSSRWLPSLDNHFSTIGVNGCNEMIRNFTHDAYDLTDPQGHAQVARLLDHINDLLVKAQERTGHLFNLEATPAEGATYRLAKEDIKRYPGILHAGTEEEPYYTNSSQLPVSHTPDPFEALALQEDLQSKYTGGTVLHLYMGAAMSDGEACAKLVRRSLENFRLPYVTITPTFSICPTHGYISGEHPECPDCGEHTEMWTRVMGYFRPVQSFNTGKKGEFHERTYFAETLA; from the coding sequence ATGTTATTTCCTATGACCGAATCCCACGTTAACTCCCGCTCTACTATTGAGGAATACCTCGACCGATCGGATTGGCGCGTCAACGCCAACGCCAACCAGGATTATTCCCTAGGCGGAATGATCCTCAATTCTGCGGGAAAGATCACCGCCAACTACTGGCTGGATAACGTTTTCAGCCCAGAGGCCGGACAAGCCCATCGCGATGGCACCATCCATATTCACGATCTGGATATGCTTTCCGGATATTGCGCAGGGTGGTCTTTGCGCCAACTCCTAGAACAAGGTTTCAACGGAGTCTCAGGCACAATCTCTTCCCATCCCCCAAAGCACTTCTCCTCCGCGTGCGGGCAAATAGTCAATTTCCTTGGGACCTTGCAAAACGAATGGGCCGGGGCCCAAGCATTCAGTTCTTTTGACACATACATGGCGCCCTTTGTTCGACTAGATAACCTCAGCTATAACGACGTTGTCCAGCAGATGCAAGAGTTCATTTTCAACCTCAATGTACCCTCACGCTGGGGAACGCAGACACCGTTTACCAATCTCACTTTCGACTGGACCTGCCCCGAGGATCTGCAAGATCAGGTTCCTTTTATCGGCGAGGAGCCACAGCCTTTTACCTATGGCGATCTGCAGTCAGAGATGGACATCATCAACCGCGCATTCATTGAGGTCATGAGCGCAGGAGATGCGGACGGCCGCCCCTTCACCTTCCCGATCCCCACGTATAACATCACCAAGGACTTCGACTGGGATTCGTCGAATTCTAAGGCTCTTTTCACCATGACTGCGAAGTATGGGCTGCCCTATTTCCAGAACTTTATTAACTCCGACCTTGATCCCGGCATGATCCGTTCCATGTGCTGCCGCCTGCAGCTCGATCTCCGCGAGTTGCTCAAGCGAGGCAATGGGCTATTTGGTTCAGCAGAGCTGACCGGTTCCATTGGTGTGGTCACCCTCAACTGCGCTCGCTTAGGATACCTCCATGCCGATGATGAGGAAGGCCTTCTGGCGAACGTGGATAAGCTCGTTCAGCTGGGCATAGAAACCCTCGAGCGCCGTCGGGCTTTTGTGGCAAAACAAATGGATGCAGGTCTCTATCCCTACAGCTCGCGATGGCTCCCCAGCTTGGACAATCATTTCTCCACTATCGGCGTTAATGGATGCAATGAGATGATTCGTAATTTCACCCATGATGCCTACGATCTCACCGACCCCCAGGGCCACGCACAGGTAGCTCGCCTACTTGATCACATCAACGATTTATTGGTTAAAGCCCAAGAACGCACAGGCCACCTGTTCAACCTTGAAGCCACTCCCGCCGAGGGCGCCACTTACCGACTGGCTAAGGAGGATATTAAGCGTTATCCCGGAATCCTTCACGCAGGCACGGAGGAAGAGCCTTATTACACCAATTCCTCCCAGCTACCAGTGTCTCATACCCCAGACCCCTTTGAGGCCCTTGCGCTCCAGGAAGATCTGCAATCTAAATACACCGGCGGAACCGTGCTCCACCTTTATATGGGCGCGGCGATGAGCGACGGTGAGGCGTGTGCAAAACTCGTCCGGCGCTCCTTGGAAAACTTCCGGCTTCCATACGTCACTATCACTCCGACATTTTCTATCTGCCCCACTCACGGCTATATCTCTGGTGAGCATCCAGAATGCCCCGACTGCGGCGAACACACTGAGATGTGGACCCGAGTAATGGGCTACTTCCGCCCGGTTCAGAGTTTTAATACTGGAAAGAAGGGCGAGTTCCATGAGCGCACCTACTTTGCAGAAACGCTTGCTTAA
- the rplW gene encoding 50S ribosomal protein L23: MAKIADPRDIILAPVVSEKSYGLMEQNTYVFFVSPSANKTEIKIAIEQIFGVKVASVNTANREGKRKRTRSGYGVRKATKRAYVTLREGSDAIDIFGGSAA; this comes from the coding sequence ATGGCTAAGATCGCAGACCCCCGTGACATCATTCTCGCCCCGGTCGTCTCCGAGAAGTCTTATGGCTTGATGGAACAGAACACCTATGTGTTCTTCGTTTCTCCTAGCGCCAACAAGACCGAGATCAAGATCGCAATCGAGCAGATCTTCGGCGTCAAGGTTGCTTCCGTTAACACCGCTAACCGTGAGGGCAAGCGCAAGCGCACTCGCTCCGGCTACGGCGTACGCAAGGCAACCAAGCGCGCTTACGTGACGCTTCGAGAGGGCAGCGACGCAATCGACATCTTCGGCGGCTCCGCCGCTTAA
- a CDS encoding Asp23/Gls24 family envelope stress response protein — translation MTPPPVTITDRALTKLAKAAVHSVPGTVRVSRRAGRSLPRIDVRRDDLHSPPTVEAFIAVTWPSPVTGVAENVAAAISTWFSAYAGIHDVPVNVVVTALNHGTRFAATHEIQPPEVTHPQVPDHQVLMPIVTAPPRPLKPIAIRRIEPRRSHG, via the coding sequence ATGACGCCCCCTCCGGTGACTATTACGGATCGGGCGCTCACCAAACTGGCTAAAGCAGCAGTTCACTCAGTCCCTGGCACAGTCCGCGTTTCCCGTCGTGCCGGTCGCTCGCTTCCGCGTATCGACGTCCGCCGCGATGACCTCCACTCACCGCCCACAGTAGAAGCCTTTATAGCAGTAACGTGGCCCAGCCCAGTAACGGGTGTGGCGGAAAATGTGGCTGCTGCGATTTCCACATGGTTTTCCGCTTACGCAGGTATTCACGATGTTCCCGTGAATGTTGTGGTCACGGCCCTTAATCATGGCACACGCTTCGCGGCTACTCATGAGATACAGCCACCAGAGGTAACACATCCCCAGGTTCCCGATCACCAAGTGCTTATGCCGATCGTTACCGCGCCTCCGCGACCACTTAAGCCAATAGCTATCCGAAGAATCGAGCCAAGGAGGAGTCATGGATAG
- the rpsG gene encoding 30S ribosomal protein S7 — protein MRKNAAPKRPIVKDPVFGSEVVTQLVNKVLLDGKKSTAERIVYGALDICKEKTGTDPVLTLEKALGNIKPDLEVRSRRVGGATYQVPVEVRPGRANTLALRWLVTFTRQRRENTMIERLANEILDAANGLGASVKRREDTHKMAEANRAFAHYRW, from the coding sequence ATGCGTAAGAATGCAGCTCCCAAGCGTCCTATCGTTAAAGACCCAGTTTTCGGCTCTGAGGTTGTTACTCAGCTGGTAAACAAGGTTCTGTTGGACGGTAAAAAGTCCACCGCTGAGCGTATCGTTTACGGCGCACTAGACATCTGCAAGGAAAAGACCGGTACTGATCCGGTTCTTACCCTCGAGAAGGCTCTTGGCAACATCAAGCCTGATCTTGAGGTTCGCTCCCGCCGCGTCGGTGGCGCTACCTACCAGGTTCCTGTTGAGGTTCGCCCGGGCCGTGCAAACACCCTGGCTCTGCGTTGGTTGGTTACCTTCACCCGCCAGCGTCGCGAGAACACCATGATCGAGCGCCTGGCTAATGAGATTCTCGATGCAGCGAACGGCCTCGGTGCTTCCGTGAAGCGTCGCGAGGACACCCACAAGATGGCTGAGGCCAACCGCGCCTTCGCTCACTACCGCTGGTAA